The following are encoded together in the Thunnus thynnus chromosome 15, fThuThy2.1, whole genome shotgun sequence genome:
- the clcn1a gene encoding chloride channel protein 1a isoform X1 — translation MCVCVCVCVCVSRAVLVMLRQTVSGWVYFWVSDSVSMAADASERKALRYKQTLLYGEYQEHHGGSRRREATRLLTERQIKKHGNHPHGHGRSRHGHGRRGHGQNGYHGRHGHQHGYHGRHRNRRQSNMEGDASGEQTAEPDFTSSLKNKRSYSKCRDCIAWVQRFLVTRLGEDWIFLVMLGITMALVSWTMDYASAKSLQAYKWIHGELRGNIPLQYLAWVSYPLLFILFSSFFCHLVAPQAIGSGIPELKTILRGVVLKEYLTIKAFIAKVIGLTAALGSGMPVGKEGPFVHIASICAAVLSRCMSIFSGAYQNPYCYTDILTVGCAVGVGCCFGTPLGGVLFSIEVTSTYFAVRNYWRGYFAATFSAFIFRVLSVFNKDAVTITALFRTNFRMDFPFDLQELPAFAIIGISCGFLGAFFVYLNRRVVLFMRRHNAMTRFLTKHRLIFPAMVTLVIATLTFPPGFGQFMAGELMPRECINSLFDNFTWTKISGPPLPPGLGRSAAWLHPNVSVFIVLLLFFLMKFWMSAVATTMPIPSGAFMPVFILGASFGRLVGEIMATLFPHGIVFDGILYRIIPGGYAVIGAAALTGAVTHTVSTAVICFELTGQISHILPMMVAVILANMVAQGLQPSLYDSIIQVKKLPYLPELGFGHMSQYNIFVEDIMVRKVKFISSQSTYREVKLLLDTFTLKKIPLVDSKDSMILLGSIDRLELLALCDWWLSPERRLLMQGRSLQEQNQSEKHSWESFAFVDEEEEEDGEKGSPMQEERNGPLPSPKPQEPSSNHTAPVPGEQTEKGPLQSVRKTLRNLFTPKSRQAEGQSQEPCPPPLSDTMTPEEIKAWEEEEMDKPMEIDEIRVDPSPFQLVERTSLHKTHTLFSLLGLSHAYVTSIGKLVGVVALKELQKAIEGSTRSGVRLRPPLASFRDMSTRSSTVSKPPPSSPSAPSSPTSPHSSPADPQAPSPSPTTDIHHHHHHHHHHHHHHETEAEVWIEGLTREVVVSSSSSGSSSSAESSSDSSSTGSCSSASRSCSNNSNLTLPPSSTPPPVPSSSTPPPPPPPSPPTFTSAIPLSSLRPLQELLEGDEDSDDEPMV, via the exons CTCTATGGAGAGTACCAAGAACACCACGGAGGCTCCCGCAGACGGGAGGCCACACGCCTACTGACCGAGAGACAGATCAAGAAACATGGCAACCATCCCCACGGCCACGGGAGGTCTCGCCACGGACACGGCCGCCGTGGTCACGGCCAGAACGGATACCACGGTCGCCACGGACACCAGCATGGCTATCACGGCAGGCATAGAAACAGGCGTCAGTCCAACATGGAGGGGGATGCTTCTGGAGAGCAAACAGCTGAACCCGACTTTACATCTTCACTAAAGAACAAACGCTCGTACTCCAAGTGTAGAG ACTGCATAGCATGGGTGCAGCGGTTCCTCGTGACCAGGTTAGGAGAAGATTGGATCTTCCTTGTTATGCTGGGCATCACAATGGCACTGGTCAGCTGGACGATGGACTACGCTAGCGCAAAGAGCCTGCAAG cTTATAAATGGATTCACGGGGAGCTGAGGGGGAACATCCCCCTGCAGTATCTGGCCTGGGTTTCTTATCCCCTGCTGTTCATCCtgttctcctccttcttctgtcACCTGGTTGCTCCTCAAGCTATCG GTTCTGGTATCCCAGAGTTGAAGACCATCCTGAGAGGCGTAGTGCTAAAGGAATATTTGACCATCAAGGCCTTTATTGCTAAAGTCATCGGTCTGACTGCTGCTCTGGGCAGCGGCATGCCTGTAGGCAAAGAG GGTCCGTTTGTGCACATTGCCAGTATCTGTGCGGCCGTTCTCAGCAGGTGCATGTCTATCTTTTCAGGAGCTTATCAG AATCCATACTGTTATACAGACATCCTGACAGTGGGCTGTGCTGTGGGAGTGGGCTGCTGCTTTGGTACTCCACTTGGAG GTGTGCTCTTCAGTATAGAGGTGACATCCACATACTTTGCTGTGAGAAACTACTGGAGAGGATACTTTGCTGCTACATTTAGTGCCTTCATATTTCGAGTATTATCTGTATTTAACAAAGATGCAG TTACCATCACGGCTCTGTTCAGGACAAATTTCCGCATGGATTTCCCCTTTGATCTGCAGGAGCTACCTGCTTTTGCCATCATTGG gATCTCCTGCGGTTTCCTGGGGGCGTTCTTCGTCTATCTCAACAGACGGGTGGTATTGTTTATGAGACGACATAACGCCATGACCCGCTTCCTGACCAAACA CCGACTGATCTTTCCTGCGATGGTAACTTTGGTCATCGCCACCTTGACCTTCCCACCCGGGTTCGGACAGTTCATGGCAGGAGAG TTGATGCCCAGGGAGTGTATCaactctttgtttgataacttTACCTGGACGAAGATTTCGGGGCCCCCACTTCCGCCCGGTCTGGGTCGTTCCGCTGCCTGGCTGCACCCCAACGTCAGCGTCTTCATCGTCTTGTTGCTCTTCTTCCTCATGAAG TTCTGGATGTCTGCAGTGGCCACCACCATGCCCATCCCATCCGGAGCCTTCATGCCCGTCTTTATTCTGG GAGCTTCGTTCGGCCGGCTGGTGGGAGAAATCATGGCCACCTTGTTTCCTCACGGGATCGTGTTCGATGGCATTCTGTACCGCATTATCCCCGGAGGGTACGCAGTCATTG GAGCGGCAGCGTTGACGGGGGCGGTGACTCACACGGTGTCCACAGCGGTTATCTGCTTTGAGCTGACAGGCCAGATCTCACACATCCTGCCCATGATGGTGGCAGTAATCCTGGCCAACATGGTGGCCCAGGGCCTGCAGCCCTCCCTGTATGACTCCATCATCCAGGTCAAGAAGCTGCCGTACCTGCCGGAGCTTGGCTTCGGGCACATGAG CCAGTACAACATCTTTGTGGAAGACATCATGGTGAGGAAGGTGAAGTTTATATCCTCTCAGTCCACCTACAGAGAAGTCAAACTCCTCCTGGACACCTTTACACTCAAAAAAATCCCTCTGGTTGATTCAAAAG ATTCGATGATCCTATTGGGCAGCATTGATAGGCTGGAGCTGCTGGCTCTCTGTGATTGGTGGTTGTCACCAGAAAGGCGGCTCCTGATGCAG GGTCGCAGTCTACAGGAGCAGAATCAGTCTGAGAAACACAGCTGGGAATCCTTCGCCTTCgtagatgaggaggaagaggaggacggagaGAAG GGCAGCCCGATGCAGGAGGAGAGGAACGGCCCGCTGCCTTCTCCAAAACCTCAGGAGCCTTCCTCCAACCACACTGCTCCTGTTCCTGGAGAGCAGACTG aaaAAGGTCCTCTGCAGTCTGTGAGGAAAACACTCAGGAATCTCTTCACCCCTAAGAGCAGACAAGCAGAGGGACAGTCgcag gAGCCCTGTCCTCCTCCCCTTTCAGACACGATGACACCAGAGGAG ATCAAAGCGtgggaagaggaagagatggacAAGCCAATGGAAATCGATGAGATACGAGTTGACCCTTCCCCTTTCCAGCTGGTGGAGAGAACATCATTACACAAG ACCCACACCTTATTCTCACTGCTGGGGCTCAGTCACGCTTATGTGACCAGTATCGGCAAACTGGTGGGGGTGGTGGCGCTAAAAGAG CTCCAGAAGGCCATCGAAGGCTCCACGCGCTCCGGCGTCAGGCTCCGCCCTCCGCTCGCCAGCTTCCGCGACATGAGCACCCGCAGCTCCACCGTCTCTAAACCTCCACCCTCTTCTCCCTCCGCTCCCTCCTCACCGACCTCGCCTCATTCATCTCCAGCAGATCCCCAAGCTCCCTCGCCCTCCCCCACTACGGAcatccaccaccaccatcaccaccatcatcatcatcaccaccaccacgaGACTGAAGCGGAGGTGTGGATCGAGGGCCTGACGAGGGAGGTGGtggtgagcagcagcagcagcggcagcagcagcagcgcagAGAGCAGCAGCGACAGTAGCAGCACAGGGAGCTGCAGCTCAGCCAGTAGGagctgcagcaacaacagcaacctcaccctccctccttcctccactcctcctccagtcccttcttcttctactcctcctcctcctcctcctccttctcctcctacTTTCACTTCCgccatccctctctcctccctgagGCCGCTACAGGAACTCCTCGAGGGGGACGAAGACAGCGACGATGAGCCAATGGTTTAG
- the clcn1a gene encoding chloride channel protein 1a isoform X2 — protein MCVCVCVCVCVSRAVLVMLRQTVSGWVYFWVSDSVSMAADASERKALRYKQTLLYGEYQEHHGGSRRREATRLLTERQIKKHGNHPHGHGRSRHGHGRRGHGQNGYHGRHGHQHGYHGRHRNRRQSNMEGDASGEQTAEPDFTSSLKNKRSYSKCRDCIAWVQRFLVTRLGEDWIFLVMLGITMALVSWTMDYASAKSLQGSGIPELKTILRGVVLKEYLTIKAFIAKVIGLTAALGSGMPVGKEGPFVHIASICAAVLSRCMSIFSGAYQNPYCYTDILTVGCAVGVGCCFGTPLGGVLFSIEVTSTYFAVRNYWRGYFAATFSAFIFRVLSVFNKDAVTITALFRTNFRMDFPFDLQELPAFAIIGISCGFLGAFFVYLNRRVVLFMRRHNAMTRFLTKHRLIFPAMVTLVIATLTFPPGFGQFMAGELMPRECINSLFDNFTWTKISGPPLPPGLGRSAAWLHPNVSVFIVLLLFFLMKFWMSAVATTMPIPSGAFMPVFILGASFGRLVGEIMATLFPHGIVFDGILYRIIPGGYAVIGAAALTGAVTHTVSTAVICFELTGQISHILPMMVAVILANMVAQGLQPSLYDSIIQVKKLPYLPELGFGHMSQYNIFVEDIMVRKVKFISSQSTYREVKLLLDTFTLKKIPLVDSKDSMILLGSIDRLELLALCDWWLSPERRLLMQGRSLQEQNQSEKHSWESFAFVDEEEEEDGEKGSPMQEERNGPLPSPKPQEPSSNHTAPVPGEQTEKGPLQSVRKTLRNLFTPKSRQAEGQSQEPCPPPLSDTMTPEEIKAWEEEEMDKPMEIDEIRVDPSPFQLVERTSLHKTHTLFSLLGLSHAYVTSIGKLVGVVALKELQKAIEGSTRSGVRLRPPLASFRDMSTRSSTVSKPPPSSPSAPSSPTSPHSSPADPQAPSPSPTTDIHHHHHHHHHHHHHHETEAEVWIEGLTREVVVSSSSSGSSSSAESSSDSSSTGSCSSASRSCSNNSNLTLPPSSTPPPVPSSSTPPPPPPPSPPTFTSAIPLSSLRPLQELLEGDEDSDDEPMV, from the exons CTCTATGGAGAGTACCAAGAACACCACGGAGGCTCCCGCAGACGGGAGGCCACACGCCTACTGACCGAGAGACAGATCAAGAAACATGGCAACCATCCCCACGGCCACGGGAGGTCTCGCCACGGACACGGCCGCCGTGGTCACGGCCAGAACGGATACCACGGTCGCCACGGACACCAGCATGGCTATCACGGCAGGCATAGAAACAGGCGTCAGTCCAACATGGAGGGGGATGCTTCTGGAGAGCAAACAGCTGAACCCGACTTTACATCTTCACTAAAGAACAAACGCTCGTACTCCAAGTGTAGAG ACTGCATAGCATGGGTGCAGCGGTTCCTCGTGACCAGGTTAGGAGAAGATTGGATCTTCCTTGTTATGCTGGGCATCACAATGGCACTGGTCAGCTGGACGATGGACTACGCTAGCGCAAAGAGCCTGCAAG GTTCTGGTATCCCAGAGTTGAAGACCATCCTGAGAGGCGTAGTGCTAAAGGAATATTTGACCATCAAGGCCTTTATTGCTAAAGTCATCGGTCTGACTGCTGCTCTGGGCAGCGGCATGCCTGTAGGCAAAGAG GGTCCGTTTGTGCACATTGCCAGTATCTGTGCGGCCGTTCTCAGCAGGTGCATGTCTATCTTTTCAGGAGCTTATCAG AATCCATACTGTTATACAGACATCCTGACAGTGGGCTGTGCTGTGGGAGTGGGCTGCTGCTTTGGTACTCCACTTGGAG GTGTGCTCTTCAGTATAGAGGTGACATCCACATACTTTGCTGTGAGAAACTACTGGAGAGGATACTTTGCTGCTACATTTAGTGCCTTCATATTTCGAGTATTATCTGTATTTAACAAAGATGCAG TTACCATCACGGCTCTGTTCAGGACAAATTTCCGCATGGATTTCCCCTTTGATCTGCAGGAGCTACCTGCTTTTGCCATCATTGG gATCTCCTGCGGTTTCCTGGGGGCGTTCTTCGTCTATCTCAACAGACGGGTGGTATTGTTTATGAGACGACATAACGCCATGACCCGCTTCCTGACCAAACA CCGACTGATCTTTCCTGCGATGGTAACTTTGGTCATCGCCACCTTGACCTTCCCACCCGGGTTCGGACAGTTCATGGCAGGAGAG TTGATGCCCAGGGAGTGTATCaactctttgtttgataacttTACCTGGACGAAGATTTCGGGGCCCCCACTTCCGCCCGGTCTGGGTCGTTCCGCTGCCTGGCTGCACCCCAACGTCAGCGTCTTCATCGTCTTGTTGCTCTTCTTCCTCATGAAG TTCTGGATGTCTGCAGTGGCCACCACCATGCCCATCCCATCCGGAGCCTTCATGCCCGTCTTTATTCTGG GAGCTTCGTTCGGCCGGCTGGTGGGAGAAATCATGGCCACCTTGTTTCCTCACGGGATCGTGTTCGATGGCATTCTGTACCGCATTATCCCCGGAGGGTACGCAGTCATTG GAGCGGCAGCGTTGACGGGGGCGGTGACTCACACGGTGTCCACAGCGGTTATCTGCTTTGAGCTGACAGGCCAGATCTCACACATCCTGCCCATGATGGTGGCAGTAATCCTGGCCAACATGGTGGCCCAGGGCCTGCAGCCCTCCCTGTATGACTCCATCATCCAGGTCAAGAAGCTGCCGTACCTGCCGGAGCTTGGCTTCGGGCACATGAG CCAGTACAACATCTTTGTGGAAGACATCATGGTGAGGAAGGTGAAGTTTATATCCTCTCAGTCCACCTACAGAGAAGTCAAACTCCTCCTGGACACCTTTACACTCAAAAAAATCCCTCTGGTTGATTCAAAAG ATTCGATGATCCTATTGGGCAGCATTGATAGGCTGGAGCTGCTGGCTCTCTGTGATTGGTGGTTGTCACCAGAAAGGCGGCTCCTGATGCAG GGTCGCAGTCTACAGGAGCAGAATCAGTCTGAGAAACACAGCTGGGAATCCTTCGCCTTCgtagatgaggaggaagaggaggacggagaGAAG GGCAGCCCGATGCAGGAGGAGAGGAACGGCCCGCTGCCTTCTCCAAAACCTCAGGAGCCTTCCTCCAACCACACTGCTCCTGTTCCTGGAGAGCAGACTG aaaAAGGTCCTCTGCAGTCTGTGAGGAAAACACTCAGGAATCTCTTCACCCCTAAGAGCAGACAAGCAGAGGGACAGTCgcag gAGCCCTGTCCTCCTCCCCTTTCAGACACGATGACACCAGAGGAG ATCAAAGCGtgggaagaggaagagatggacAAGCCAATGGAAATCGATGAGATACGAGTTGACCCTTCCCCTTTCCAGCTGGTGGAGAGAACATCATTACACAAG ACCCACACCTTATTCTCACTGCTGGGGCTCAGTCACGCTTATGTGACCAGTATCGGCAAACTGGTGGGGGTGGTGGCGCTAAAAGAG CTCCAGAAGGCCATCGAAGGCTCCACGCGCTCCGGCGTCAGGCTCCGCCCTCCGCTCGCCAGCTTCCGCGACATGAGCACCCGCAGCTCCACCGTCTCTAAACCTCCACCCTCTTCTCCCTCCGCTCCCTCCTCACCGACCTCGCCTCATTCATCTCCAGCAGATCCCCAAGCTCCCTCGCCCTCCCCCACTACGGAcatccaccaccaccatcaccaccatcatcatcatcaccaccaccacgaGACTGAAGCGGAGGTGTGGATCGAGGGCCTGACGAGGGAGGTGGtggtgagcagcagcagcagcggcagcagcagcagcgcagAGAGCAGCAGCGACAGTAGCAGCACAGGGAGCTGCAGCTCAGCCAGTAGGagctgcagcaacaacagcaacctcaccctccctccttcctccactcctcctccagtcccttcttcttctactcctcctcctcctcctcctccttctcctcctacTTTCACTTCCgccatccctctctcctccctgagGCCGCTACAGGAACTCCTCGAGGGGGACGAAGACAGCGACGATGAGCCAATGGTTTAG